A section of the Ruania halotolerans genome encodes:
- a CDS encoding aldo/keto reductase, with amino-acid sequence MQTREIRAGGGALDLTEIGFGAAGLGNLYQAIDDDTSRATVEAAWDGGIRYFDTAPHYGLGLSERRLGAGLAGRPREEFVVSTKVGRLLVPRVPPLPQDDEMFEVAGDLTRTWGFDRDSVRRSLASSLDRLGLAHVDIALVHDPDVSDVPDALAQAVTALLELREEGAVRAVGVGTNDTATAIEALQRYDIDTVMLAGRYTVLRQDGFDQVSAAAGTRRVVLAGVFNSGILARDTVPEQATFDYEPAAAEVLDRARAMAGTATAHGATLPQLAVEYPLRRPEVASVVLGMQTADEVRANVELLHRPKFSAWPELGL; translated from the coding sequence TTGCAGACTCGTGAGATTCGCGCCGGGGGCGGTGCCCTCGACCTGACCGAGATCGGGTTCGGCGCCGCCGGGCTGGGCAACCTCTATCAAGCGATCGACGACGACACCTCGCGCGCCACGGTCGAAGCAGCGTGGGATGGCGGTATCCGCTACTTCGACACCGCCCCGCACTACGGGCTGGGGCTCTCCGAACGGCGGCTGGGTGCCGGGCTCGCTGGCCGGCCGCGAGAGGAGTTCGTGGTATCGACCAAGGTGGGACGCCTCCTCGTGCCCAGGGTGCCGCCGCTGCCTCAGGACGATGAGATGTTCGAGGTGGCCGGGGATCTCACGCGAACGTGGGGGTTCGACCGGGACTCGGTGCGTCGCAGTCTCGCCAGCAGCCTGGACCGCCTCGGCCTGGCGCACGTGGACATTGCCCTCGTGCACGACCCGGACGTGAGCGATGTTCCCGATGCCCTGGCCCAGGCCGTGACGGCGCTGCTGGAGCTACGTGAGGAAGGAGCCGTGCGAGCGGTGGGGGTGGGGACAAACGATACGGCCACGGCAATTGAGGCTCTGCAGCGGTACGACATCGACACCGTGATGCTGGCCGGCCGGTACACGGTGCTACGCCAGGACGGCTTCGACCAGGTCAGCGCCGCAGCGGGAACGCGACGCGTGGTGCTGGCCGGGGTGTTCAACTCGGGCATCCTGGCCCGGGACACCGTGCCCGAGCAGGCCACATTCGACTACGAGCCGGCCGCCGCCGAGGTGCTGGATCGAGCCAGGGCGATGGCGGGCACTGCCACGGCGCACGGTGCCACCCTGCCGCAGCTGGCCGTGGAGTACCCGCTTCGACGGCCTGAGGTCGCCTCCGTGGTGCTCGGGATGCAGACTGCGGACGAGGTGCGCGCGAACGTGGAGTTGCTTCATCGGCCGAAGTTCAGCGCCTGGCCCGAGCTCGGCCTCTGA
- a CDS encoding amidohydrolase family protein: MTAETAGPVPPSAIIDAHAHLWNRHRTPQPWIDPEAMQPIDRDFAVADLAAMQDACGIDGAVLVQSAHSIAETAELLGLIDGARVRGVVGWVDLAGDVAATVGSLGGRGAGLVGIRHLAHQDPDDEALLRPERAPGITTLGDLGLALDLVLRPEQLGQAVRLAESHATTLVLDHLGNPPFGSDAWADWARDLTALAGHQHVLAKVSGLGPLDPTACTADGLRPAVDLALEAFGPDRLLFGTDWPVVWLRGDAPQWAGAAQTLLDGLSSTDRAAVMGGNASRVYRLAEVRPVADS; the protein is encoded by the coding sequence GTGACGGCAGAGACCGCCGGCCCGGTGCCCCCATCGGCCATCATCGATGCGCATGCGCACCTGTGGAACCGGCACCGGACCCCGCAGCCGTGGATCGATCCGGAGGCGATGCAGCCGATCGACCGCGACTTCGCGGTGGCCGACCTGGCCGCCATGCAGGACGCCTGCGGAATCGACGGGGCGGTGCTCGTGCAATCGGCGCACAGCATTGCCGAGACTGCGGAACTTCTCGGGCTTATCGATGGCGCTCGGGTGCGTGGCGTCGTCGGCTGGGTGGACCTTGCCGGTGACGTTGCCGCCACGGTCGGATCACTCGGAGGCCGGGGCGCGGGGTTGGTGGGGATCCGGCACCTCGCCCATCAGGACCCCGACGACGAGGCGCTGCTGCGCCCCGAACGCGCCCCCGGGATCACCACCCTCGGAGATCTGGGGTTGGCCCTGGACCTGGTGCTGCGCCCTGAACAGCTCGGTCAGGCGGTACGTCTGGCTGAGAGCCACGCCACCACACTGGTGCTCGACCATCTGGGGAATCCGCCGTTCGGCAGCGACGCGTGGGCAGACTGGGCGCGTGACCTGACCGCCCTGGCGGGCCATCAGCACGTGCTGGCGAAGGTCTCCGGATTGGGCCCCCTCGACCCGACCGCCTGTACCGCGGACGGTCTACGGCCCGCTGTGGACCTGGCACTGGAGGCGTTCGGACCGGATCGGTTGCTGTTCGGTACGGACTGGCCGGTGGTGTGGCTGCGCGGCGACGCACCGCAGTGGGCCGGCGCTGCCCAGACGCTACTGGACGGGCTCTCCTCCACGGACCGGGCCGCCGTCATGGGGGGCAACGCCTCCCGGGTATACCGACTCGCAGAGGTGAGACCCGTTGCAGACTCGTGA
- a CDS encoding SDR family NAD(P)-dependent oxidoreductase, producing the protein MTKDFEGLVAVVTGGASGIGAAIATRLHADGARVMVLDRDIPAGEPSTVHGLPDGVRALHADVTDDAGVRTAVEQVVATYGAIDILVNNAGIGAQGTVADNTDEQWAAVLDVNVIGMVRASRACLPHLRASSYASIVNVSSIAATAGLPQRALYSASKGAVLALTRAMAADHVREGIRVNCVSPGTADTPWIGRLLDAADDPAAERAALEARQPHGRLVSAAEVAGAVAYLANPASSSTVGVSLAVDGGMHELRLRPQ; encoded by the coding sequence ATGACCAAGGATTTCGAAGGTCTGGTCGCCGTCGTCACCGGTGGGGCGTCCGGCATCGGCGCCGCGATCGCCACGCGCCTGCACGCCGATGGCGCCCGCGTGATGGTGCTGGACCGGGACATCCCGGCCGGCGAGCCGTCCACCGTTCACGGTCTTCCCGACGGCGTCCGTGCCCTGCACGCGGACGTCACCGATGACGCGGGGGTGCGAACCGCCGTCGAGCAGGTGGTGGCCACCTACGGCGCGATCGACATCCTGGTGAACAACGCCGGAATTGGCGCCCAGGGCACCGTGGCGGACAACACCGACGAGCAGTGGGCGGCCGTGCTGGACGTGAACGTCATCGGGATGGTCCGGGCGAGCCGCGCCTGCCTGCCGCATCTGCGTGCCTCCTCGTACGCGTCGATCGTGAACGTCAGCTCGATCGCCGCCACCGCTGGACTGCCCCAGCGCGCCTTGTACAGCGCGTCGAAAGGCGCCGTGCTGGCTCTGACGCGGGCGATGGCTGCCGATCATGTGCGCGAAGGGATCCGGGTGAACTGCGTGAGTCCGGGCACGGCAGATACCCCGTGGATCGGGCGCCTGTTGGACGCCGCCGATGACCCGGCAGCGGAACGGGCGGCATTGGAAGCCCGTCAGCCGCACGGGCGCCTGGTGAGCGCGGCGGAGGTGGCCGGCGCCGTCGCGTACCTGGCCAACCCCGCCAGCAGCTCCACAGTGGGAGTCAGTCTCGCCGTGGACGGCGGTATGCACGAGCTCCGGTTGCGGCCACAGTGA